In the Brevundimonas sp. MF30-B genome, CGGCCTCGGCGTCCTGTCCCGAAGGGACTGGCGGCTAAGGTCTTAGGGGTCAGATGAAGCCCGCTGCTTTGGAGCGGGCCAGCTTCTCTTCGACGCCCGCGCGATAGGCGCGGTCGTTGTTGTAGTAGCGATCATCCTTCATGGCGGCGTGAAGCTCCGCACGATTGCGGAACACGTCGCCTGTTGCGGCGCCAGCTTCGGCCTCGATGAACGAGCCTTCCGAAGGGGCGGTCGCGTTGAACTTCGCCATCAGCCATTCGACGCCTTGCATGGCAGTCTTGGGATTGCTGACGAGTGCGTCATAGCTGTCGATCTCAGCGGCCGAGAGACCGCCTTGACCGGCCCATGAAAGGGCTGCGCTAAGCTTTTCCTCACCGCCAGCGGCCGAGAACGCCGTTTGCATTTGGCGTTCTTGAAGGGCCTCCAGCCCGGCGAGGTAGTTGTCGATGACGCCTTGCGGCACACCGATGTTCACGAGAGCCTGAACCTGATCGGCTTCGACCTTGCCGCCCGTCTCCGCGTAGTGCGAGGCGAAGGCGTCGAACGCCGTCGTCAGCGGATTGGCTGCACCTTCGGCTGGAGCTTCCGGCTTCGGGATCGAGAGACCTTCGACCTTCTCTGGCTCCGTTTTCGGAGCGCGGAGGCGGCCTTCAAGTTCAGTGTAGGATTTCAGTAGATCGTCAACGCGGACGGTCTTGCCTTCAGCATCCCAGAACTTTTCGGGGATGTGGGTCGGCCGTTCCGTGGAAGCCTTGGTCGAGGTCTTCGGTTCTTCCGGCGTCGCACCTTTGAGCGATGCGAGATAGGTCGAGGGGTCAACGCCCTCGGGAAAGGCGGACGCCGGAAGTTCGGAGTAGTCCTTGGTATCGACCACTTGTTCGTTGGGGATCATGCAGTTCCTTGGTTCGGGTTATCGGATGCAGCCTTCATGGCGGCGTCCACGAAGCCGGGGGCGGCCGACTGTGCGGCTTGGGCCATCGCGGCTTGTTGCTGTTCCTGCGCCATCTGTTCGGGCGACTTGAGCAGCGTCTTGAGATCGGTGACGCCGTGTTCCACGCCCAGCTTGTTCAGAAGCGAGGGGACGTTGATCGCGGCGGCAAACTGTTGCTGGCCGAAGATGCCGATGGCGTCGTTGGCCCACATGCGGACCCGGTTCACTTCGGCCGCTGCGCCAAGCGCGGCGAGGCCAGTGACCACCTTCGGGACGATGCCCTTGGGTAGCTTCGGGATCATCTTCTTGCGGGCGGCGATGTAGAGAAGTCGGTTCGCGATGGCGCGTTGGAGTTCGGCTGACAGGACCGAGTAGGTTCCGCCAAGCGTGTTCTCCAGTTCCTCGCTGGCCAGTCGCACCTCTTCCGCCGTGACCCGCTCCGCGTTGCGGAACTGCTGGATCAGGAAGGCGGTGTTGACGCGAGCTTCGATGTTCTCGGCCGTCGCCCGCATGACCGAGAAGTCCTGCGACTTGTCGAGTTGGAGCGAGGTCACATCATCGGCGCGACCGTAGAGGTAATCGCCGGAGTTCGACCCGGCGAGTTCAGCGGTCGAGAGAGACGAGTTCGGATTGACGAGGAAGGTGATGCGCGACGCGATGGACGCGAAACGAATGATCGACTCGTTCAGGTCTTCAAGCGACATCAGATCGGCGGCGTATTCGGTCACATGGCTGCGGCCCCAATCGGACCCCGGCACGGCGAGCCAGCGGAGGGCGAGCCAACCCGATTGTTCGATGGGTGCTGACCCCTCCGAACCGGGAACACGGGCGTTGTTGATCTCCTGCCAGTGTTTGTGCTGCTCGCCCTCTTTTTCGACGACCGTGTAGATGTCGATGGGTTCTTCCGGTTTGCCGGGTTCCCACTGCACACCGCAAACGGCGCGGACTTCCGCGCTCAGGGTCGAAGGGTAGACCTTCTCCTGAACGACAATATTGATCGGCTGACCGACACTGTTGCGCTTAAGCACATATTGGTCGATCCGGTAGATGCGCGGCGGGCCTTCCACCGGGAACCAGAGAAGGACGTTGCCCGCGATCACGAGGTGCTTGAGGGCTTCGGCCAAGATCGGGCGAGCGTTGATGTCTTCCATCAAGTTCGCCGCCGATTGGGCGTATTGCGCCATCGTCGCGTCGGCTTGGTTCTTGTCGAACTCGCCGCCTTGCATCAGGGCCTCGGCGACAGACGCATCAAGCGACAGGCGGAAGAAGGGAATGTTCGTGGGGAACAGCGTCATCAAGAGCCGCGACGCCAAGCTGCGGACGCCGTTGGCGCCGACGCTCTGGAAGGGCTGGGATGCTGTGTAGTGTTCGTTCTGGCCGTCTTCGGGGACCAGACCGGGAATGGTCAAACGCGATGCATGGCGCGCACGGTCGAGGACCGTGTTGCGAGACGTAAGCAGCGCGTTGAATCGCGCTGCTGCGGTCTTCATGCGTTAGGGGGAGACTTTCTTCTGAAGTTTTCGGCTCGCGGCGCCGACACTGCCGGGCATGATCGAGAGGAAGTTCAAGGCGGCGAGATCGCGAGATGACGGGCCGTCACCTCCAGACCCGCCGCCCGATCCACCACCACCCGGTGCGACGGGCGTGTTTGGGGCCGTTGGGCGAGGACCGGGCGCGGTGTTCGCGCTCCCTGATCCGCCAGTGCGACGGATGGTAAGCGACTGGACGCCACCGCGACGGGCGCGAAGGATAGCGGGAAGGCCGTCGAGGTAAGGATTGGTGATGACCGGGGCTTCTTTGGCCTCGGCCGCCGTCGATGTGACGACCTTTGGTTTTTTGACGAGGCACATGCTCAGTCCTCCGGTAGGTTGGATGCGGCTTCGAACTCGGCGCGCATCTGCTGCGCCACGGAGCGTTGGCCAGCCGCGAACATCACTTCCTCAAGGGTCTGGCCGGGGCGCGGCGAAAGCTCGGGGTAGCGGCGGTCGAGGAAGTCGATGAAGTCTTTGACGGACGCGGGGATTGTCTCGCGGCGACCGTGGCCGGTCGGTTGAACGCGCGACATCAAGCGGCGGTCTTGTCTTTCCAGAGGACGCCGATCAGGCCAGCGATGCCCGAACCGAGGGCGATGGCAATCTCAAGATATTGAGGATCAACGGCGACGCCGAGGGCAGTCAGGATGCCGACAAGGCCGACATAGGTGGATCGCTCGCGCAGTCGCGGCACGATGAATTCGAGGATGGCGTTCATGCTGAAAGCCCTTTCAGAGAGAGGTGGGGCCAGCCGGGATTAACCCTCATTCTTGGGGAACGGGTCAGTGCGGCGGGCTATTTGAACGGTGATGCTTAGTCCGCTGACCGATGAAGACCGCGAACTCGATGCTCTTTGGCGCGAGAAATTTGGCGAACCGCTCCCGATAATGGGAGGCGGTGATTTCGTTCGCGTCGTGCTTGGTCTGCCTCCCAAACAACAGGAAGCCGCCTAATCAGTCAGCGCGGCGCAGTTCGTTCTCTGCGTAGTCGCGGATGGCTTGGACGTGTTCGGTATGCGGGCCTGTGGCCACCGACATCATCCGTTGGGAGGCATGGATCAGGTCATGCGGATCGACGCCGACACCCTCACACATGGCCGTTAGAGCCAGCGCGACGGCGCGGATTTGGTCAGCCGGATCGACACGCTGAACGCGGTCGATGACGAGGAAGGCGGGTTCGCGGAGGCAAGCGACAGTCGAGGCGTTGCGGGCGCGGTCTCCAAGGGAAGGGTCGGAAAAGATCATGAGGAAGGGTTCAAATATTCAAGAGGTGCGGGTCGCTCACCCGAAGAGGTAGTCGCTGTGCGCGACCGCCTCGATGTCGAGCGCACCCATGGGCGGGAGCGGCGGGAGCGCGTCGAGCAGTTCGTCGGGAAGCTGGGCCAGCAGTTCGTCGCGAAGGATGGCGAGGCGGTCGGGGCGATACTGTTCGACGAACGTTTCTCGGAGGATGCCGCGCATTTCGAACGCGCGGCTCGGGAGACATCCGAAGCTGTCGTGGACCACGGCGAGGTCGATCCCCTGTTCCGCGCAGCGGTTCGCCACCGACATCAGGTGTGCGGCGTCCAGAGAATGGATGACGTTCGGTGCAATGGCGTTGGCTTGGCGGCGACCGTCGATCCCGCCCGCGTCCATATGGACGACGAGGCGAACTTCCTTGGTCTGGTGGTAGACGCGGATGAGATCGCGGCGCGAGTTCGGGTAGTCTTGCAGGACCGGCAGACCCATTGGGGTGGTCCACCAGATCGGCTTACCGGCCTTGGTCATGACCTTCGCCGCCTGACGCAGCCAGTCCATGGCGGCAGACGCAGCGATAACCGTCTCGCGGATCGAGTCCCACAGGATGTAGGACATGGCGTAGCTGGCGTCGTAGTTGTCGCCGTCGATGTGCGGATCACCGTCGCGGTCGATCTCGCGCAAGGTCTGATAGACTTGATCGAGCATCCCGAAGCGCGTTGCGCTGTAGGTGTAGGTCATCGTCGGACGCTTCGCGATCTTGCGAATGACCCGGCCATCCGACCAAAGCCGGGTATTGGCGTCAGTGGACGCATCGACCTTGGCTTGAGCTACCTTGGCCACCTCGGCGTAGATGTCGGCGGGCTTGTCCTGCGGCACGAGGTTTACGGCGGCGCCGCCTACCGGGTCTCGCAGCAGGGCAGAGAAGTGCTGGAGACCGGAGTTCGAACCGTCGAGGTGCACCGGCAGATGGGTGACGTAGCTCGCGCCCTGTTCGACGTAGCCTTGCCACTCGAAACAGGCGGCCAGCGCGAGGAAGGGGTTTTCGGCTGACGCCCAGAACCGTTGTCCGTCGAGAGGATCACGCGCGCTGTCGAGGATCAGGGCTTCATTGGCGAAGACCCAATCGACCCGCTCATTGAACGGTAGCTTGTCGTGGCCGAACTGATTGGCGAGGTGCACGGCCAGCCAGTGGGCGCCGCCGTCGCCGATGGGTTCGCCTCGCGCGAACTCCAGCATCGACTTGGACAGGTCATCGCCTTGCGGGTTCGGTCCACCGGCCGGGATGGGGTAGATGCGGCCACGGAAGTCGAGGGCATGGGGGAAGAAGATTTCTTCCTCGTCCTTGAACTTCTCCGCGATCCAGAGCCGTTGGCTCATGCTGATCCGCAAGGCGACGCGCTTGTGGTTGGCGTCGTGCACATTCATCGCCTCCCGTTTCCAGCGGGCGATGGCGTCGTCATCCCCGTTCGTGGGGCGGGCTGGCACAGGTAGAGGGTTGCGCTCGGGCAGTCCGCCGAGAACGCCGCCGCTATCCCAGATGGCTCGCACAACATCGAAGAGGCGGGCATTGATGCGCCAAGGCGTGGCTTGGATCGCGTTCACCGCCGCGTAGACGCCGGGCATGTCCACGTCGCGAAGCTGCTCGTGGTATTTTCGGTTCGCCTGTTTGACGAGGCGGTTGCCGGGCGACTTCGTGATGTAGCCGCCCTTGTAGGGGCTGACCCAACGGCGCGGCGCCACGATCATCGGAAGGTGGATCGGATTCAGGAGTTCGCAGCGGGCGTGTTGCTGCTCCAGCCAGCGGTGCACCGCCTCTGTCGGGCGGATGCGGCGACGGCCGAGACCGGTGGTGTCGATCACGAACAGGTCGGTCGCGTCGCAGAACAGGCCGATGGCTTTCACGCCAGCGCGTAGACGCTGCTGCATCGTGAAGGTGCGGTCGGCGTCGAACCGCTCGTAGAACATTTTGTGGTTCTTGCGACGACGCTTCGTCTGAGCCTGATGGCTCTGCCGCTGGAGGAATTGCTTGGCCGCCTTGGTGTTTCGCTTACGCACTGCGGCAAGCTGGATGTGGTCGATCATCGCGTCGGCCACGCGGATCGCGGTCGCCGTCAGCAACATGCCTTCGGCGGCCGAATGCATCACGACACGGGCGGTGAGGGCTGCGGCCTCTTCGTCGCCAATCAGACAAAGGATGTCGGCCGCGTCCGCGCTAACCGACGCACCTTTGAGGGCGCGTTCCTTGAACTCCTTAAAGGCGGCGGCAGTAGGCTCGATTGCCAAGCGCACAAGCTGACGGCCGGGCGGTAGATCGCCCTCCTGTTCAGCGGAAGAAGTTTCATTTCGCCATGGCAGGGGTCGCGCGCTGCGGTAGCGTTCCGCGCCAAGGGCACGGGATTCGTTTTCCAACGCGATTTGGCGTCGGACCTTCTCGGTAAATGTATCGGCTCGCACCTCATATTTAGCCGGAGGGCCGGGGCCTTATGGTCGGCGTGAACCGGGGCTATGAAGC is a window encoding:
- a CDS encoding portal protein, with the protein product MKTAAARFNALLTSRNTVLDRARHASRLTIPGLVPEDGQNEHYTASQPFQSVGANGVRSLASRLLMTLFPTNIPFFRLSLDASVAEALMQGGEFDKNQADATMAQYAQSAANLMEDINARPILAEALKHLVIAGNVLLWFPVEGPPRIYRIDQYVLKRNSVGQPINIVVQEKVYPSTLSAEVRAVCGVQWEPGKPEEPIDIYTVVEKEGEQHKHWQEINNARVPGSEGSAPIEQSGWLALRWLAVPGSDWGRSHVTEYAADLMSLEDLNESIIRFASIASRITFLVNPNSSLSTAELAGSNSGDYLYGRADDVTSLQLDKSQDFSVMRATAENIEARVNTAFLIQQFRNAERVTAEEVRLASEELENTLGGTYSVLSAELQRAIANRLLYIAARKKMIPKLPKGIVPKVVTGLAALGAAAEVNRVRMWANDAIGIFGQQQFAAAINVPSLLNKLGVEHGVTDLKTLLKSPEQMAQEQQQAAMAQAAQSAAPGFVDAAMKAASDNPNQGTA
- a CDS encoding DNA-directed RNA polymerase, whose product is MENESRALGAERYRSARPLPWRNETSSAEQEGDLPPGRQLVRLAIEPTAAAFKEFKERALKGASVSADAADILCLIGDEEAAALTARVVMHSAAEGMLLTATAIRVADAMIDHIQLAAVRKRNTKAAKQFLQRQSHQAQTKRRRKNHKMFYERFDADRTFTMQQRLRAGVKAIGLFCDATDLFVIDTTGLGRRRIRPTEAVHRWLEQQHARCELLNPIHLPMIVAPRRWVSPYKGGYITKSPGNRLVKQANRKYHEQLRDVDMPGVYAAVNAIQATPWRINARLFDVVRAIWDSGGVLGGLPERNPLPVPARPTNGDDDAIARWKREAMNVHDANHKRVALRISMSQRLWIAEKFKDEEEIFFPHALDFRGRIYPIPAGGPNPQGDDLSKSMLEFARGEPIGDGGAHWLAVHLANQFGHDKLPFNERVDWVFANEALILDSARDPLDGQRFWASAENPFLALAACFEWQGYVEQGASYVTHLPVHLDGSNSGLQHFSALLRDPVGGAAVNLVPQDKPADIYAEVAKVAQAKVDASTDANTRLWSDGRVIRKIAKRPTMTYTYSATRFGMLDQVYQTLREIDRDGDPHIDGDNYDASYAMSYILWDSIRETVIAASAAMDWLRQAAKVMTKAGKPIWWTTPMGLPVLQDYPNSRRDLIRVYHQTKEVRLVVHMDAGGIDGRRQANAIAPNVIHSLDAAHLMSVANRCAEQGIDLAVVHDSFGCLPSRAFEMRGILRETFVEQYRPDRLAILRDELLAQLPDELLDALPPLPPMGALDIEAVAHSDYLFG